TCTGAGGAATGGGCACAAATTTTACTAACCTGAACCTCAACATTTTTCTCTAGTATCTGTCCAACCTCCTCATCAGAGGGAATTGCAGATAAGCCGATCATTTCAAAAGGGTTTGCTGTCTGCAAAGTGAAGGACTTTGCTTGTGAACAGTGATCCCTCTTCTCTTGGTTGAAGGTGATCATTGGGGTATGAGCAATTTGTGGCTGGACAATCTGACCATCTTTCACCACCAACTCTGGGTATTCGCTGCTGGGGTAGGAAGTCAAGATGTGATTAAGGGCTCTAATGTCCTCAGCTGAGACGGAGCCGATGTCAATCAGCTGAAATGTGAATTCAGATATTTCAGCTGCACATGCTCTTGTCATGCCTGAAAGCACAAACCCTGAACTGATATGGTCCACTGTGATCTCTGCAGATCGATAGGTCACTACTCTGACAGAGTTTGAGTAATTCATCTTCCTTAGTTCTAAAACTATTTGGCGCAATTGTTCACAACAATTTACCATGTTTGTCAAGACATCATCAACTGTCTTAGGGGAGAGGTCTTGATTGCCCCACAGAAACAAAATgtctgtaaatgttttcctcACATCTGAAATGTTCATCTTGGAAAAAAATGAAGCCATTCCCTGTTTCAACACTTTGTCTGTATATTTCgaggaaatatattttgagCCTTCACTCAAGTATGGCTTCAATGCCTCTGCAATGGCATTATTATCAGAAAAGACCAATGCCGTTCCTGGAAAGGATTGCTCCACACCCTCTGAAATTATGTTGCAGTCATTGTGAAAGAAGTACTCATCAACAACACGGGAAACACTTCCAACGTACTTGACAATTAAATTTTTCACTTCAACAAGAACTCTTCCTTTTTTGTCTGTAAAGCAGCCACAAACCTCAAAGTGATCAGTTGTCATATCTGTTGCACGCACATATATCATCATTTCATCTTGCAGGGGTTCAAAGACAACTAAGCTTCCAATTGCTGCTGGAAACCCAGGTCTAGTTACATTCCCCTGGGAACTTGTGACGAGTGTCATTTGCAGAAGGTAATCCAGAATAACTGGATGGATGCAAAAGTCATGTACTTGACTAAGCAACTCCTCTGGAACAGTCACAGCAGAATATGCTTCCCTGAATTCCTCCCCACAAAAAATGTCTCCTTTGTTCTTGAAGACACCACCATACTGAAACCCTCCCATGTTTAGTTTCCTGTACAGATCATCAGATTTAACAACAGATGTGCATCTCTTAGACAAGCAGTCTAATGAGATGTTTTGCTCCTCTGCCGTTTGCCCTCTTTTGCATTCTATGCTTCCTGAAGCAAAGACTGTGCTGCTGGAATGAATCTTAAAAAGAGTCTCATGCTCATCTGGTTCAAATGTCACCTTCAGCTCAGGTTGACGCTTGGTCAGCAGAAATGGACTCAAGAAGTTGATGCTTAGCTGCAGCGTGTTGAGAGGTGCCTTTGGTTTGGCATGTGCCATATAAGCTGCCAGGCCCATGTCAACGTATAAAGCTCCAGGAATTATGGGGATTCcgctgtttttgtgttgttctAAATATGACAGCTCCTCTGCTGATAAATCACAAATAAACTCATTGTCTCTTCCACCTGTCTGTTTAAGAACAGGGTGGTTTCTTGCCGTGACTTCTGGTGCATGTGAAATGGTGATGGGTTTTCTAACACAGTCAAAATGATACCTTGGCAGTGATGATGGTATGATCTGTTTGCCTCCATATAAGTTATGCCAGTTGACATTGAGACCCAACTCAAACAGCTTACTACAAGTGGTAAGCAATGTCTCATGATCTTTTTCAGGCTGTGCTGAAGACAGGATAGTAGAGTCATTTCCAAGTGTCTCCATGATGTTTCTGTGTAAAGCTCGCCTGGGACCTATCtctacaaacacaacattcttCTTATCTTTAGCTGCTACTGTCAAAGCTTTTTCAAATTCAACAGGCTCACGGATGTTCTTGGACCAGTATGAGCCAGTGCAGAAATCATGATTGCTAGCTATTTTGCCTGATACAGTTGAGCACAACTCTAcatccattttgtttttctccaaAGTGCCTATGCTGCTCTCTACCTCTGATAGAATTGGGTTCATCATCTGGCTGTGGTATGCAGCAGGGACATCCAAGACATGAAGAAACAGAGTCTTGCTGTTTGCTGAACTGCTTAGAGTTTGGTACAGAGCCAAAATGGATTCTCCATCACCAGAAAGAGTGCAAGATGTGGGACTATTATGGGCTGCCAAACAAATCTTCCCCGAGAAAGAAGGAAGGTGTTGACAGACATCTGTTACACTCATGTTCCCAACAACCAGCATCTTCCCACCAGTGACCTTGCTCTGCAGCACACTGCGGTAATGGATGACCTTGACAGCATCCTCAAGTGACACCAGTCCAGAGCAATGAGCAGCAGCAACTTCTCCCACAGAGTGCCCAAGAACAGCATCTGGTCTAACACCCCAGTGCTTTAGGAGAGCAACAATGGCCACCTGAACAGCAAACAACAGTGGCTGGACAACATCTGGTTTTGAGAAATCAAGTTCCTCATCTATGTCATTTTCAAGTGAGTCTACTATGCACAAGTCATGGTAGCGTTTGAAGATTATCTCAATttctttcatcttctctctgAAAACAGGCTCTTTCTTGAGGAGCTGACTGCACATCCCTCTGTAGGTAACGCCATTGCCGCAGAAAACAAACACCAATCTGGGATCTGATTTGGAAGGGATTATCTTTTTATCAAGACCAGATTTAAGCTGTCCCCCTAACTCTGTCAATGATGAGGCTCTGAACACCTtcctgtatttgtgttttgcatgACTTCTCTTACACGCTGACGTGTATGCAAGTGTTTGTATGTCAGCTGTTGTCTCCTTGCTCAGCTGTTCAGCCATATCAGCAATCATGCTGGTAAGAGATTTTTCTGATGCTGCTGAGAGCACAAACATGTGCTGAGATTTCTGAACCTCTCTATCTGAATTGTTCGGTTGACTATACTCTTTGATGATAACATGGGCATTGGTCCCCCCAAAACCAAAGTTGTTTATCCCTGCAGCCCTTCCAGTACTTGTGGCTATCCATTTTTGTGGCTGGGTAGGTACGATTACATTCAGGGCTTTAGCATCAATGCTAGCTCCATCCTCTGTGTAGAACACTGAGGGCACAATTGTTTCATGTTTCATCATTAGGAGAACCTTAATCAGTCCTGCCACCCCTGCTGCTGATTCAGTGTGCCCAATGTTTCCTTTAACTGAACCCATATAAATCTGCCCTGATCCTGCTGGTCTTGCTTTGGCAATGACATTAGAGATGCTTCCTGCTTCAATTGGGTCACCTACTGGTGTTCCAGTCCCATGAGCCTCTACGTACTGGACACTAGTCAGGTCTTTCTCTGTAGAGTAGATTCTGCTGAGAAGCTCCTCCTGTTGAGTCATGGATGGCTTGGTGATTGGAGTGACTGTGCGGCCATCTTGGTTCACGGCTGTTTTGCTGATAATGCCCCATATGTGATCAGAATCCATTAAAGCCTGTGAAATGTATGGACAATATTTCAAATACAGTACTTTAGATAACGATGGTATTGATtgcattatattttattttaattttacaCTGATACCACATTGTCTTAACAGTATGATATTAATGATCATAATTATCTTAAGATTCATGACCATGTGTTATTACTTGATgcagtgtatacacacatatctGTTAATAAAGCCTTATTTGTTTGCATTACCCTTTTCAGAGGTTTTAAAAGGACAATGCCACATCCCTCCCCTCTGCCATATCCATCTGCTTTATTGGAGAAAGGTTTGCTCATGCCATCAGGCGAGATCATTTTGGCTTTGCTGAGAGCCACAAAGAGTGTTGGTTCAAAGATGCAGCTGACGCCTCCACACAGAGCCATCTCACAGTCACCTGTATGATGACACAAAATAGTGAACATAATATAAGAGGCCCTTATTACAAAGCtcctcagagtgctgcagaaagttccattcacatgaacgggccttcccaacgttcggaggtctgttaattaagcaataagccctgagaggcagtggtttatactgtataatcgaacagctaaggggcggaTTTAGGCACGATGTGAAGCTGTGTAatctgttcgattatacagtataaaccacagACTCTAGTGGCTTactgcttttctaaaacggttaccacGTCGATCTAGAGTCTTTCATTTCATGAAacaggcacagcaacgaaaaagtaacaatgtattcatagataatcattcttccgccaagaaatatattccctccatatgaatggttgccatgcaacaacgagacgcagccactctaacttttgtgctagttttatgctagcgcattactatagaacgaaatgcggtcaaagTGTGAGGTTATCGTGaaatttacaacggcatcgaacgcgattcagaatcattctcattgagctcagtgcaattcaaaccagctaattagctaacagctaataactgacataaagcatgctaAACTCTtattatggtgaagggtatagtgttgatgtggggttatttttaattccaaaggccaaggggactttatcagggtgcatagtgtcctggatccatgaaataactggcctttaaagggaaactatgcaggattggcgatttcatagctggtttcgctttcgcttttcgttttcgctcgttttatgcttgcatagttctctgcagagcttcccctacagctttagcgtgtatattttacaaaactcctcaatcggtcagtctgccgtgccttttcatgagacttcacatgacaATTCCTGGAGTAGatcatgggtgcgtgcccgagggctcctgaaattgcaagcgtggttttaccgctacagaccactggGGCGGCTGAAAAAAaacggtaatgactcatttaatcatatatagcagtaggctatggaacgaactgattaactgaaaaacattgcatagtttacctttaaaaataaaaataaaaatcatctatgggaatttaacatgggcgttccaatacttatgtattttaaggaaaacatttatttatttacaatacattacaaagacaattgatgtccttaaaggacattcacaaagacaattgatgtccttaaaggttgaatatttcctcattagccctttttccattaaaaagttaattaGCTTAAAAACAATGCGCATCAAAAGTTAGTGTGATGGAAAATGGCTTATATCGCTCTAACCTCGGTTTTGTCGTGATAATTCGCTCGCCAGAGGTGGTTTAAGGAGAGTTAAATcgatataaatgtgatggaaaaggtttgtagcgatataagttactgtgacgcctgctcagaatgttcacaaagtcGACGCAAAAAATTGAGTTCTGTCTCGCGCATACATTACAAAGACGTTCACCTCACAATGGTGTACCACTCGCTACCTTTGATTAATTCGCTATAAAGTGTTCCATTCGCACaactgttgatggaaaaccatctagcgcagtagaaatatgcgcattaacagggctctgatgacatcattttgattcgctagaattgttcttttgaatggaaaaccgtCTCGGCGCTTCTTATATCGCTAAAACATAATTCGCATTAAGAGTTAATGTGCTTGAAAATCTGATGGAAAAAGGactattgtttcatttaaggcatttatatccatttccaaaagatgatcttatatttaactttaagcatgagttccaatacttttggagggcactgtatcaCACACAGCTCCCCTCACTCACTGACATACAGATGACTGCAGTGGGCAAAGAACATAATTAAGGACTGTTCAgggtcggcaacctttgagacctccagtgccaacttcaaaattactagtcaatgagtgtgccactatcaacaataatggttgaaaaacacacacaaacaacgggAAAATACTTTGAATATACATTGAAAATGtgctaataaaataaaatgttaattattattattattattattattattattatagccatGCATAACAAGCGAAACGGCCACAACATTTTATAGGCAACAGCAGGCCTATTTAACTGAACAGTGTGGGCTGAGGCTAAAATGGATCATAGGCTATAtgtctcacttttttttttgctgatgctggtggcgcgtgccagtgattatgcctcggtgtgccagcagtggcacccgtgccataggttgcctacccctggTTCAAACCAAGGCTGCCAGGCAAGGCTGCCAACTGGAAGGTGCTGCAGATCATTGCAGGGTCGAATAGTTTGCATCCAA
This is a stretch of genomic DNA from Sardina pilchardus chromosome 19, fSarPil1.1, whole genome shotgun sequence. It encodes these proteins:
- the LOC134066510 gene encoding phenolphthiocerol/phthiocerol polyketide synthase subunit C-like, whose amino-acid sequence is MDDIAVVGIGCNFPGGEGLDNFWKVLVEGKNCAVEIPDERFDCSQWYDRDENKPGKIRTKRAALINGFNEFDNKFFGITDAEADQMDPQHKMLLQCSYRALEDAGIPMEKASGTRTGVYIGLMNKDYEIRSSSNRNAITHYYATGTAMSVAANRISYTFNLTGPSFALDSACSSSLVALHSACQGIRQGDCEMALCGGVSCIFEPTLFVALSKAKMISPDGMSKPFSNKADGYGRGEGCGIVLLKPLKRALMDSDHIWGIISKTAVNQDGRTVTPITKPSMTQQEELLSRIYSTEKDLTSVQYVEAHGTGTPVGDPIEAGSISNVIAKARPAGSGQIYMGSVKGNIGHTESAAGVAGLIKVLLMMKHETIVPSVFYTEDGASIDAKALNVIVPTQPQKWIATSTGRAAGINNFGFGGTNAHVIIKEYSQPNNSDREVQKSQHMFVLSAASEKSLTSMIADMAEQLSKETTADIQTLAYTSACKRSHAKHKYRKVFRASSLTELGGQLKSGLDKKIIPSKSDPRLVFVFCGNGVTYRGMCSQLLKKEPVFREKMKEIEIIFKRYHDLCIVDSLENDIDEELDFSKPDVVQPLLFAVQVAIVALLKHWGVRPDAVLGHSVGEVAAAHCSGLVSLEDAVKVIHYRSVLQSKVTGGKMLVVGNMSVTDVCQHLPSFSGKICLAAHNSPTSCTLSGDGESILALYQTLSSSANSKTLFLHVLDVPAAYHSQMMNPILSEVESSIGTLEKNKMDVELCSTVSGKIASNHDFCTGSYWSKNIREPVEFEKALTVAAKDKKNVVFVEIGPRRALHRNIMETLGNDSTILSSAQPEKDHETLLTTCSKLFELGLNVNWHNLYGGKQIIPSSLPRYHFDCVRKPITISHAPEVTARNHPVLKQTGGRDNEFICDLSAEELSYLEQHKNSGIPIIPGALYVDMGLAAYMAHAKPKAPLNTLQLSINFLSPFLLTKRQPELKVTFEPDEHETLFKIHSSSTVFASGSIECKRGQTAEEQNISLDCLSKRCTSVVKSDDLYRKLNMGGFQYGGVFKNKGDIFCGEEFREAYSAVTVPEELLSQVHDFCIHPVILDYLLQMTLVTSSQGNVTRPGFPAAIGSLVVFEPLQDEMMIYVRATDMTTDHFEVCGCFTDKKGRVLVEVKNLIVKYVGSVSRVVDEYFFHNDCNIISEGVEQSFPGTALVFSDNNAIAEALKPYLSEGSKYISSKYTDKVLKQGMASFFSKMNISDVRKTFTDILFLWGNQDLSPKTVDDVLTNMVNCCEQLRQIVLELRKMNYSNSVRVVTYRSAEITVDHISSGFVLSGMTRACAAEISEFTFQLIDIGSVSAEDIRALNHILTSYPSSEYPELVVKDGQIVQPQIAHTPMITFNQEKRDHCSQAKSFTLQTANPFEMIGLSAIPSDEEVGQILEKNVEVQVSKICAHSSDYYPVSVSDHNFGQTMYWNKHTNQNHKLLALDFSGIVTAVGKGVRKLKVGDHIAACYPVVASSRVVVPEEVCYKTKKLPFLRDLPCVSYYVVAWMILRSTLPKLKWDGKLGILSSVPDSGLVKALTLIANKSGWNAFVTTELSGALQDLNKFDALVVLPPFDKSLFVKACTVAGVKNVVVVCDRKLSSTVSQNILGVDHDACIQTIVTSSILAKGSIRANQPQIYKWLKALHLDKKLLSFPTITFQRGTTGSIDLLPLDEPESYFSVKSMPVVALSESSGNNTISDISLLPREQKLFNKNCVYIVTGGLTGLGFETVRFIAERGGGYIVIFSRRSPSSEMQQEIDAVKQQCGAVIASVQCDIAVTEQVTKAILNIEEIFPSYPIKGVFHSAVVLHDALMGSLDQSLYEKVLKPKVNGALNLHNATKHCKLEYFVCYSSISAFIGNASQTNYAAANSFLDTFCHYRRNLGLAAQSINWGALNLGLLLNQDHLQKFLEAKGMMVMESPEINQSLEQCLLLNKPQQVICKFNFKTMYHHGFTQNPSLSKRLLTLVQGELKDFEKSDPQAAHDELPSSPHEFVRTILSETLGVEYDELNDETFLSALGVDSMLGMTLQNLIFQGRGVNVPLVNLLDPSCTVATLAALLMEHTREVHEDNNDNTSL